The proteins below come from a single Burkholderia sp. FERM BP-3421 genomic window:
- a CDS encoding adenylosuccinate synthase — translation MSASAVNVTPGRNVVVVGTQWGDEGKGKIVDWLTDHAKGVVRFQGGHNAGHTLIIGGKKTILRLIPSGIMREGVACYIGNGVVLSPEALFKEIGELEEAGLDVQSRLFISEAATLILPYHVAIDQAREARRGAGKIGTTGRGIGPAYEDKVGRRALRVQDLFDAKTFADRLRENLDFHNFVLTQYLGGAAVDFQSTLDTMLGYADRLKPMVTDVSLRLYEENNAGNNLLFEGAQGTLLDIDHGTYPFVTSSNCVAGAASAGAGVGPHKLNYILGITKAYCTRVGAGPFPSELYDADNPKRQDQVGVTLANVGKEFGSVTGRPRRTGWLDAAALRRSIQINGVSGLCMTKLDVLDGLDEVKLCVGYKMDGKDLDILPRGAAEVARCEPVYETFGGWKESTVGIKTWDALPANARAYLTRIQEVAGVPVDMVSTGPDRDETILLRHPFKV, via the coding sequence ATGTCTGCCAGCGCAGTGAATGTGACTCCCGGGCGCAACGTCGTCGTCGTGGGTACTCAATGGGGTGATGAAGGCAAGGGCAAGATCGTCGACTGGCTGACGGACCACGCCAAGGGCGTCGTGCGTTTCCAGGGCGGTCACAACGCCGGCCACACCCTCATCATCGGCGGCAAGAAGACGATCTTGCGCCTCATCCCGTCGGGCATCATGCGTGAAGGCGTCGCCTGCTACATCGGCAACGGTGTGGTGCTGTCGCCCGAGGCGCTGTTCAAGGAGATCGGCGAGCTGGAAGAGGCCGGCCTCGACGTGCAGAGCCGCCTGTTCATTTCCGAAGCGGCCACGCTGATCCTCCCGTATCACGTCGCGATCGACCAGGCGCGCGAAGCGCGCCGCGGCGCGGGCAAGATCGGCACGACCGGGCGCGGCATCGGGCCTGCGTACGAAGACAAGGTCGGCCGTCGCGCGCTGCGCGTGCAGGATCTGTTCGACGCGAAGACCTTCGCCGACCGCCTGCGCGAAAACCTCGATTTCCACAATTTCGTGCTGACCCAGTATCTCGGCGGCGCAGCCGTCGATTTCCAGTCCACGCTCGACACGATGCTCGGCTATGCGGATCGGCTCAAGCCGATGGTGACCGACGTGTCGCTGCGCCTGTACGAAGAGAACAACGCCGGCAACAACCTGCTGTTCGAAGGCGCGCAGGGCACGCTGCTCGATATCGACCACGGCACCTATCCGTTCGTCACCTCGAGCAACTGCGTAGCAGGCGCGGCGTCGGCGGGCGCGGGCGTCGGTCCGCACAAGCTCAACTACATCCTCGGCATCACCAAGGCCTATTGCACGCGCGTCGGCGCGGGCCCGTTCCCGAGCGAACTGTACGACGCGGACAACCCCAAGCGTCAGGACCAGGTGGGCGTCACGCTCGCGAACGTCGGCAAGGAATTCGGTTCGGTCACGGGCCGTCCGCGCCGCACGGGCTGGCTCGACGCAGCCGCGCTGCGCCGCTCGATCCAGATCAACGGCGTGTCGGGCCTGTGCATGACGAAGCTCGACGTGCTCGACGGGCTCGACGAAGTGAAGCTGTGCGTCGGCTACAAGATGGACGGCAAGGATCTCGACATCCTGCCGCGCGGCGCGGCCGAAGTGGCGCGTTGCGAGCCGGTCTACGAGACCTTCGGCGGCTGGAAGGAAAGCACGGTCGGCATCAAGACCTGGGATGCGCTGCCCGCCAATGCGCGCGCCTACCTGACGCGCATCCAGGAAGTCGCCGGCGTGCCGGTCGACATGGTGTCCACGGGCCCCGATCGCGACGAGACGATCCTGCTGCGCCATCCGTTCAAGGTGTAA
- a CDS encoding phosphoribosyltransferase yields the protein MTQHSLPMLEMADPRNDEKNLWVGWDEYHRLIELLALAVHESGWKFDKILCLARGGLRVGDQLSRIYDLPLAILATSSYREAAGREQGDLDIGQYITMTRGELTGNVLLVDDLVDSGVTLARVQQHLKERYPAVTAVRSAVLWYKGCSKVKPDYHVQYLETNPWIHQPFEEWDTVRPHNLGAWIKRGNTQREDADA from the coding sequence ATGACGCAACACTCCCTGCCAATGCTGGAAATGGCCGACCCGCGCAATGACGAGAAGAATCTCTGGGTGGGTTGGGATGAGTACCACCGTCTGATCGAACTGCTCGCGCTCGCCGTGCATGAGTCGGGTTGGAAGTTCGACAAGATCCTGTGCCTCGCGCGCGGCGGCCTGCGCGTGGGCGACCAGCTGTCGCGCATCTACGACCTGCCGCTCGCGATCCTCGCGACGAGTTCCTACCGCGAAGCGGCCGGCCGCGAGCAAGGCGATCTCGACATCGGCCAGTACATCACGATGACGCGCGGCGAGCTGACCGGCAACGTGCTGCTGGTCGACGACCTCGTCGATTCGGGCGTGACGCTCGCGCGCGTCCAGCAGCATCTGAAGGAACGCTATCCGGCCGTGACGGCCGTGCGTTCGGCCGTGCTCTGGTACAAGGGCTGCTCGAAGGTGAAGCCGGACTATCACGTGCAGTATCTGGAAACGAATCCGTGGATTCACCAGCCGTTCGAGGAGTGGGACACGGTGCGTCCGCACAACCTCGGCGCGTGGATCAAGCGTGGCAATACGCAACGCGAAGACGCGGATGCGTAA
- a CDS encoding potassium transporter Kup, whose translation MTDTNHSSTRQHSLQSLAIAAIGVVFGDIGTSPLYSLKEAFSPSHGIPLTQSSILGVISLLFWAIILVVGIKYLLFVMRADNNGEGGVLALMALSLRPLDPKKKLAGILMALGIFGACMFYGDAVITPAISVLSAVEGLQIAAPQLSHLVLPITIVILIALFWIQRHGTAMVGKLFGPIMVLWFLAIAVLGVYHIVRVPTIIAAINPYYAFSFMSEHVLQAYVVLGSVVLVLTGAEALYADMGHFGAKPIRLAAYVLVMPSLVLNYFGQGALLIQDPKAIENPFFLLAPQWGLLPLVVLSTVATVIASQAVISGAYSLTSQAIQLGYVPRMKVLHTSELAIGQIYVPVVNWLLLFVILCIVIGFKSSDSLGAAYGIAVTATMVITTVLACVVMLKVWKWNKFLVGLIIGIFLVVDLGFFGANLLKVAQGGWLPLGIGALLFFLLMTWYKGRHIVKERTAADGIPLTPFLQGLLAHPPHRVSGTAIYLTGNDTLVPVSLLHNLKHNKVLHERTLFLTFVTRDIPYVRDEERVTVQEAGGGLYIVKAEYGFNETPDVKAVIEEVGRTYDMTFELMDTSFFLARETVVPTHLPGMSIWRERVFAWMHQNAAKPTDFFAIPANRVVELGTKIEI comes from the coding sequence ATGACCGACACGAACCACTCGTCCACGCGCCAGCATTCTCTGCAATCGCTCGCGATAGCCGCAATCGGTGTGGTCTTCGGCGACATCGGCACCAGTCCACTGTATTCGCTCAAGGAGGCGTTCAGCCCCTCCCACGGCATTCCCCTCACGCAGAGTTCGATTCTCGGCGTGATCTCGCTGCTGTTCTGGGCCATCATCCTCGTGGTCGGCATCAAGTACCTGCTGTTCGTGATGCGCGCGGACAACAACGGCGAGGGCGGCGTGCTCGCGCTGATGGCGCTGTCGCTGCGGCCGCTCGATCCCAAGAAGAAACTCGCGGGCATCCTGATGGCGCTCGGCATCTTCGGCGCATGCATGTTCTATGGCGACGCGGTCATCACGCCCGCGATCTCGGTGCTGTCGGCGGTCGAGGGGCTCCAGATCGCCGCGCCGCAACTGTCGCACCTGGTGCTGCCGATCACGATCGTGATCCTGATCGCGCTGTTCTGGATCCAGCGGCACGGCACGGCGATGGTCGGCAAGCTGTTCGGCCCGATCATGGTGCTGTGGTTCCTGGCGATCGCGGTGCTCGGCGTGTACCACATCGTTCGCGTGCCGACGATCATCGCCGCGATCAACCCGTACTACGCGTTCTCCTTCATGTCCGAGCACGTGCTGCAGGCCTATGTCGTGCTCGGCTCGGTCGTGCTGGTGCTGACGGGCGCCGAGGCGCTCTACGCGGACATGGGGCACTTCGGCGCGAAGCCGATCCGGCTGGCCGCCTATGTGCTCGTGATGCCCTCGCTCGTGCTCAACTATTTCGGCCAGGGCGCGCTGCTGATCCAGGATCCGAAGGCGATCGAGAATCCGTTCTTCCTGCTCGCGCCTCAATGGGGGCTGTTGCCGCTCGTGGTGCTGTCGACGGTGGCGACCGTGATCGCGTCGCAGGCGGTGATCTCCGGCGCGTACTCGCTGACGAGCCAGGCGATCCAGCTCGGCTACGTGCCGCGCATGAAGGTGCTGCACACCTCGGAGCTGGCGATCGGCCAGATCTACGTGCCGGTGGTCAACTGGCTGCTGCTGTTCGTGATCCTCTGCATCGTGATCGGCTTCAAGAGTTCGGACAGCCTCGGCGCCGCGTACGGCATCGCCGTGACCGCGACGATGGTGATCACCACCGTGCTGGCCTGCGTCGTGATGCTGAAGGTATGGAAGTGGAACAAGTTTCTGGTGGGGCTCATCATCGGGATCTTCCTCGTGGTCGACCTCGGCTTCTTCGGCGCGAACCTGCTGAAGGTCGCGCAGGGCGGCTGGCTGCCGCTCGGCATCGGCGCGCTGCTGTTCTTCCTGCTGATGACCTGGTACAAGGGGCGGCACATCGTCAAGGAGCGCACCGCGGCCGACGGCATCCCGTTGACGCCGTTCCTGCAGGGCCTGCTCGCGCATCCGCCGCACCGCGTGTCGGGCACCGCGATCTACCTGACGGGCAACGACACGCTCGTGCCGGTCAGCCTGCTGCACAACCTGAAGCACAACAAGGTGCTGCACGAGCGCACGCTGTTCCTCACGTTCGTCACGCGCGACATTCCGTATGTGCGCGACGAGGAGCGCGTGACCGTGCAGGAGGCGGGCGGCGGGCTCTATATCGTGAAGGCCGAATACGGCTTCAACGAGACGCCGGACGTGAAGGCGGTGATCGAGGAGGTGGGCCGCACCTACGACATGACATTCGAGCTGATGGATACCTCGTTCTTCCTCGCCCGCGAAACGGTCGTGCCGACCCATCTGCCCGGCATGTCGATCTGGCGCGAGCGCGTGTTCGCATGGATGCATCAGAACGCGGCCAAGCCGACCGACTTCTTCGCGATTCCGGCCAACCGGGTCGTCGAACTGGGAACGAAGATCGAGATCTGA
- a CDS encoding Tex family protein — MTETVALKIVQRIATELTVQPRQVAAAVQLLDEGATVPFIARYRKEVTGDLDDTQLRQLEERLLYLRELEDRRATILASIDEQGKLSDELRTAVEAADSKQVLEDLYLPYKPKRRTRAQIAREAGLEPLALALLANPLLDPQAEAAAYVDADKGVADVKAALDGARDILTEQFGETAELLGKLRDYLTSQGIVSSAVVDGKEHEEGEKFRDYYDYSETLKTVPSHRALALFRGRNAGVLTVKLGLGEELDAQVPHPGEAMIARHVGIANQNRPADKWLSDVCRWCWRVKVQPHLETELLTQLRETAEHEAIRVFARNLKDLLLAAPAGPKAVIGLDPGLRTGVKVAVVDRTGKVLATDTIFPHEPRRDWDGSLAKLARIAAQTQAELVSIGNGTASRETDKLASELIARHPELKLQKIVVSEAGASVYSASELAAKEFPELDVTLRGAVSIARRLQDPLAELVKIEPKAIGVGQYQHDVNQRELARSLDAVVEDCVNAVGVDANTASAALLARVSGLNATLARNIVDYRDANGPFPSREHLRKVPRLGDKTFEQAAGFLRISGGENPLDRSSVHPEAYPVVERILAKIRKRIDDVLGNRDSLAGLSAAEFVDERFGLPTVRDILSELEKPGRDPRPEFKTATFRDGVEKVSDLEPGMVLEGVVTNVAAFGAFVDVGVHQDGLVHVSAMSTKFIKDPHEVVKAGQVVKVKVLEVDVKRQRIALTMRLGDDVAPAGTQQERGGNARGQGGGQRPPRAREPEPAGAMAAAFAKLKR; from the coding sequence ATGACGGAAACCGTAGCACTCAAGATCGTACAGCGCATCGCCACCGAACTGACCGTTCAACCCCGCCAGGTCGCCGCAGCGGTGCAACTCCTCGACGAAGGCGCCACCGTTCCGTTCATCGCCCGCTACCGGAAGGAAGTGACGGGCGACCTGGACGACACGCAGTTGCGCCAGCTCGAAGAACGCCTGCTGTACCTGCGCGAGCTCGAGGACCGCCGTGCGACCATCCTCGCGAGCATCGACGAACAAGGCAAGCTGAGCGACGAGCTGCGCACCGCCGTCGAGGCCGCCGACAGCAAGCAGGTGCTGGAAGATCTGTACCTGCCGTACAAGCCGAAGCGCCGCACCCGTGCGCAGATCGCCCGCGAAGCGGGTCTCGAACCGCTCGCGCTCGCGCTGCTCGCGAATCCGCTGCTCGATCCGCAGGCCGAGGCCGCCGCCTACGTCGACGCCGACAAGGGCGTGGCCGACGTGAAGGCCGCGCTCGACGGCGCGCGCGACATCCTGACCGAGCAGTTCGGCGAGACAGCCGAGCTGCTCGGCAAGCTGCGCGACTACCTGACGAGCCAGGGCATCGTCTCGTCGGCCGTGGTCGACGGCAAGGAGCACGAGGAAGGCGAGAAATTCCGCGACTACTACGACTACTCGGAAACGCTGAAGACCGTGCCGTCGCACCGCGCGCTCGCGCTGTTCCGCGGCCGCAACGCCGGCGTGCTGACGGTCAAGCTCGGCCTCGGCGAAGAACTCGACGCGCAGGTCCCGCATCCGGGCGAGGCGATGATCGCGCGCCACGTCGGCATCGCGAACCAGAACCGCCCGGCCGACAAGTGGCTGTCCGACGTCTGCCGCTGGTGCTGGCGCGTGAAGGTGCAGCCGCACCTGGAAACCGAACTGCTCACCCAGCTGCGCGAGACCGCCGAGCACGAAGCGATCCGCGTGTTCGCGCGCAACCTGAAGGACCTGCTGCTCGCCGCGCCGGCCGGCCCGAAGGCCGTGATCGGCCTCGACCCGGGCCTGCGCACGGGCGTGAAGGTCGCGGTCGTCGACCGCACCGGCAAGGTGCTCGCGACCGACACCATCTTCCCGCACGAGCCGCGCCGCGACTGGGACGGCTCGCTCGCGAAGCTCGCGCGGATCGCCGCGCAGACCCAGGCGGAGCTGGTCAGCATCGGCAACGGCACCGCCTCGCGCGAAACCGACAAGCTCGCGAGCGAGCTGATCGCCCGCCATCCCGAGCTCAAGCTGCAGAAGATCGTCGTGTCGGAAGCCGGGGCGTCGGTGTACTCGGCCTCCGAGCTGGCCGCGAAGGAATTCCCGGAGCTCGACGTGACGCTGCGCGGCGCCGTGTCGATCGCGCGCCGCCTGCAGGACCCGCTCGCCGAGCTGGTCAAGATCGAACCAAAGGCGATCGGCGTCGGCCAGTACCAGCACGACGTGAACCAGCGCGAGCTGGCGCGCTCGCTCGACGCGGTCGTCGAGGACTGCGTGAACGCGGTCGGCGTCGATGCGAACACCGCGTCGGCGGCGCTGCTCGCGCGCGTGTCCGGCCTCAATGCGACGCTGGCCCGCAACATCGTCGACTACCGCGACGCCAACGGCCCGTTCCCCTCGCGCGAACACCTTCGCAAGGTACCCCGCCTCGGCGACAAGACCTTCGAACAGGCCGCGGGCTTCCTGCGCATCAGCGGCGGCGAGAATCCGCTCGACCGCTCGTCGGTCCACCCGGAAGCCTATCCGGTCGTGGAACGGATCCTCGCGAAGATTCGCAAGCGCATCGACGACGTGCTCGGCAATCGCGACTCGCTCGCCGGTCTGTCGGCCGCCGAATTCGTCGACGAGCGCTTCGGGCTGCCCACCGTGCGCGACATCCTGTCCGAACTGGAAAAACCGGGCCGCGATCCGCGCCCCGAATTCAAGACGGCCACCTTCCGCGACGGCGTCGAGAAGGTATCGGATCTCGAACCGGGGATGGTGCTCGAGGGCGTGGTGACCAACGTCGCGGCCTTCGGCGCGTTCGTGGATGTCGGCGTGCACCAGGACGGCCTCGTGCACGTGTCGGCGATGTCGACCAAGTTCATCAAGGATCCGCACGAAGTCGTGAAGGCTGGCCAGGTCGTGAAGGTCAAGGTGCTCGAAGTCGACGTCAAACGTCAGCGGATTGCGCTGACGATGCGGCTCGGCGACGACGTCGCGCCTGCCGGCACGCAGCAGGAGCGCGGCGGCAACGCCCGCGGCCAGGGCGGCGGCCAACGCCCGCCGCGCGCGCGCGAACCGGAACCGGCAGGCGCCATGGCTGCCGCGTTCGCGAAGCTCAAGCGCTGA
- a CDS encoding YdcH family protein produces the protein MQTREVDAQQELNNRLASLQELHSQLAREIEQKEGRSDIDDLTLHRLKKEKLLAKDKIIMLQSQLEPDKRA, from the coding sequence ATGCAAACCCGTGAAGTGGACGCGCAGCAAGAGTTGAACAACCGATTGGCCTCGTTGCAGGAACTGCACAGCCAACTGGCCCGAGAAATCGAACAGAAAGAGGGCCGTTCGGATATCGACGACCTGACGCTGCACCGCCTGAAGAAAGAAAAGCTGCTCGCCAAAGACAAGATCATCATGCTGCAGTCGCAGCTCGAACCGGATAAGCGCGCCTGA
- a CDS encoding ATP-dependent DNA helicase yields MNSPLDATPDARRDVASAARARAPGDGAYAPSPQRVNELDAIFGEGGLLSRVLDGYRSRASQIEMARAVAAAMEASGKLMPEPEIFDTRKRPARRLTDAPAGAAAAGQDAAADQADNTLIVEAGTGTGKTYAYLVPAMLWGGKVIVSTGTKHLQDQLFQRDIPTVRDALAVPVSVAMLKGRANYLCHYYLQRTADNGRLPSRQDTAYLQEIVRFAKITRSGDKAELASVPENAPVWSMVTSTRDNCLGQECPHYKECFVMQARREAQQADVVVVNHHLFFADIMLRDTGMAELLPSANTIIFDEAHQLPETATLFFGETLSTTQLLELARDAVAEGLSHARDAVEWVKLGGALERAARDVRLAFADDTIVRVALSQLDGDHPLFAALDALEAALDALAAALAGQAERAESLGACLRRARELQDLLAGWVVPEAPGAVASGAAASGAAEEAPAEESGDPNEKVRWVEVFSHTVQLHETPLSVAPIFAKQRAGVPRAWIFTSATLSVRGDFTHYAAQMGLSARRSMTLASPFDYPNQGLLYVPRNLPQPSSPAFTDAVFEAAWPAIEAAGGGVFMLCTTLRAVDRIANRLRDAIESRGWSTPLLVQGDASRTELLDRFRAYGNAILVGSQSFWEGVDVRGDALSLVVIDKLPFAPPDDPVLAARLEALTKKGLSPFAVHQLPQAVITLKQGAGRLIRAETDRGVLMICDTRLVDKPYGRRIWQSLPPFKRTREIEVVREFFTERRAAQEA; encoded by the coding sequence TTGAATTCACCGCTTGATGCCACTCCCGACGCGCGACGCGATGTCGCGTCCGCCGCGCGTGCCCGCGCGCCCGGCGACGGCGCGTATGCGCCGAGCCCACAGCGCGTCAATGAACTCGATGCCATCTTCGGCGAGGGCGGCCTGCTGTCGCGCGTGCTCGACGGCTACCGTTCCCGCGCGTCGCAGATCGAGATGGCGCGGGCCGTCGCCGCCGCGATGGAGGCGTCGGGCAAGTTGATGCCGGAGCCCGAGATCTTCGATACGCGCAAGCGTCCCGCGCGCCGCCTGACGGATGCGCCGGCCGGCGCGGCGGCGGCCGGGCAGGACGCCGCGGCCGACCAGGCCGACAACACGCTGATCGTCGAGGCGGGCACCGGCACCGGCAAGACCTACGCGTATCTCGTGCCGGCGATGCTGTGGGGTGGCAAGGTGATCGTGTCGACCGGCACGAAGCACCTGCAGGACCAGTTGTTCCAGCGCGACATCCCGACGGTGCGCGACGCGCTCGCCGTGCCGGTGTCGGTCGCGATGCTGAAGGGGCGCGCGAACTACCTGTGCCACTACTACCTGCAGCGCACGGCCGACAACGGCCGCCTGCCGTCGCGGCAGGATACCGCCTACCTGCAGGAGATCGTGCGCTTCGCGAAGATCACCCGCAGCGGCGACAAGGCCGAACTCGCGAGCGTGCCGGAGAACGCGCCGGTCTGGTCGATGGTCACGTCGACGCGCGACAACTGCCTCGGCCAGGAATGCCCGCACTACAAGGAATGTTTCGTGATGCAGGCGCGTCGCGAGGCGCAGCAGGCGGACGTCGTGGTCGTCAATCACCATCTGTTCTTCGCCGACATCATGCTGCGCGACACCGGCATGGCCGAGCTGCTGCCGAGCGCGAACACGATCATCTTCGACGAGGCGCATCAGCTGCCGGAGACGGCGACGCTGTTCTTCGGCGAGACGCTGTCCACCACGCAGTTGCTCGAACTCGCGCGCGACGCGGTGGCGGAAGGCCTGAGCCATGCGCGCGATGCGGTCGAATGGGTGAAGCTGGGCGGCGCGCTGGAGCGTGCTGCGCGCGATGTCCGGCTTGCCTTCGCCGACGATACGATCGTGCGGGTCGCGTTGTCCCAGCTCGACGGCGATCATCCGCTGTTCGCGGCGCTCGATGCGCTCGAGGCGGCGCTCGACGCGCTTGCCGCGGCGCTGGCCGGGCAGGCCGAGCGGGCGGAATCGCTGGGCGCGTGCCTGCGGCGCGCGCGCGAACTGCAGGATCTGCTGGCGGGCTGGGTTGTGCCGGAGGCTCCGGGCGCCGTTGCGTCGGGCGCCGCTGCGTCGGGCGCTGCCGAGGAGGCGCCCGCGGAGGAATCCGGCGATCCGAATGAAAAGGTGCGCTGGGTCGAGGTGTTCTCGCATACGGTGCAATTGCACGAGACGCCGCTGTCGGTCGCGCCGATCTTCGCGAAACAGCGCGCGGGCGTGCCGCGCGCCTGGATCTTCACGTCGGCGACGCTGTCGGTGCGCGGCGACTTCACCCATTACGCGGCGCAGATGGGGCTCAGCGCGCGGCGCTCGATGACGCTCGCGAGTCCGTTCGATTATCCGAACCAGGGTTTGCTGTACGTGCCGCGCAATCTGCCGCAGCCGTCGTCGCCCGCGTTCACCGACGCGGTGTTCGAGGCAGCGTGGCCGGCGATCGAGGCGGCGGGCGGCGGGGTCTTCATGCTGTGCACGACGCTGCGCGCGGTCGACCGGATCGCGAACCGATTGCGCGACGCGATCGAGTCGCGCGGCTGGTCGACGCCGCTGCTCGTGCAGGGCGACGCGAGCCGCACCGAGCTGCTCGACCGGTTCCGTGCGTACGGCAACGCGATCCTGGTGGGCAGCCAGAGTTTCTGGGAAGGGGTCGACGTGCGCGGCGACGCGCTGTCGCTCGTCGTGATCGACAAGCTGCCGTTCGCGCCGCCCGATGACCCGGTGCTCGCGGCGCGGCTCGAAGCGTTGACGAAGAAGGGCTTGAGCCCGTTCGCCGTGCACCAGCTGCCGCAGGCCGTGATCACGCTGAAGCAGGGCGCGGGCCGCCTGATCCGCGCGGAAACCGACCGCGGCGTGTTGATGATCTGCGATACGCGGCTCGTCGACAAGCCGTACGGCCGACGCATCTGGCAAAGCCTGCCGCCGTTCAAGCGCACGCGCGAGATCGAGGTGGTGCGCGAGTTCTTCACGGAGCGTCGCGCGGCCCAGGAGGCCTGA
- a CDS encoding outer membrane protein assembly factor BamD: MMNSTKRAAKPVAGWIALAAAAALIAGCHGLPQKSDETAVWSNNKLYSEAQDALTGGDWGKCAKYFESLQGRDPFGRFAQQAQINVAYCNWKDNEPAAADQAVDRFLQLHPDHPDIPYAYYLKGMIHFNDDLGLFGRFSGQDMSERDPQALRESYDAFKVVVDRFPKSKYAPDAAARMRYIVNALASHEVHAADYYYRRGAYVAAINRAQLAIKEYKNAPAIEDALHIMTLSYTKLNQPQLADDTKRVLASTFPDSPYVTGRSRPGAKKSWWQF, from the coding sequence ATGATGAATTCGACCAAACGCGCGGCAAAACCTGTGGCCGGCTGGATTGCGCTGGCCGCGGCCGCCGCACTCATCGCCGGCTGCCACGGTTTGCCGCAGAAGAGCGATGAGACCGCTGTCTGGTCGAACAACAAATTATACTCAGAGGCTCAGGATGCGTTGACGGGCGGCGACTGGGGCAAGTGCGCGAAGTACTTCGAATCGCTGCAGGGCCGTGACCCGTTCGGTCGTTTCGCGCAACAGGCGCAGATCAACGTCGCCTACTGCAACTGGAAGGACAACGAGCCGGCCGCAGCCGACCAGGCCGTCGACCGCTTCCTCCAGCTGCACCCGGATCACCCGGACATCCCCTACGCGTACTACCTGAAGGGCATGATCCACTTCAACGACGACCTGGGCCTGTTCGGCCGGTTCTCGGGCCAGGACATGAGCGAGCGCGACCCGCAGGCGCTGCGCGAGTCGTACGACGCGTTCAAGGTCGTGGTCGATCGTTTTCCGAAGAGCAAGTATGCACCCGACGCCGCCGCGCGGATGCGCTATATCGTGAACGCGCTCGCCTCGCACGAAGTGCACGCGGCCGATTATTACTATCGCCGCGGCGCCTACGTGGCCGCGATCAACCGCGCGCAGCTCGCGATCAAGGAATACAAGAACGCGCCCGCGATCGAGGACGCGCTGCACATCATGACGCTGTCGTACACGAAGCTGAACCAGCCGCAGCTCGCCGACGACACCAAGCGCGTGCTCGCGTCGACCTTCCCGGACAGCCCGTACGTCACCGGCCGCTCGCGGCCGGGCGCGAAGAAGTCCTGGTGGCAATTCTGA
- a CDS encoding RluA family pseudouridine synthase produces the protein MTRSSSLHARPGMANSDDYSPSASSSNAPSSDSLDDDLTSEALEVRPAPSSDGAADTAPRVVEVPPALAGERLDKALAQLFPEFSRNRLQSWIDAQRVRVDGEPARVRQPVPLGATIELVPDLLPEQLAFAPEPVPLTIVYEDEALVVINKPAGMVVHPAAGNWSGTLLNGLLHRYGDAAAGLPRAGIVHRLDKETSGLMVVARTLAAQTDLVRQLQARTVKRRYFALVWGQMPEDGTIDAPIGRDPRERTRMAVVTGASGKPARTHFRTVDRTLWSRQPVSAIQCDLETGRTHQIRVHCAHVGHPLLGDPVYGRARGKRSVTPLPDGFARQALHAWRLGLVHPVSGRTMQWRCPLPDDIAALVEALGFGHDEAEFGDDDAVYEDDFDAARLDGEPYPDDEDGRP, from the coding sequence ATGACCCGTTCAAGTTCATTGCATGCCCGGCCGGGCATGGCAAATAGCGACGATTATAGCCCAAGCGCCTCGTCGTCCAACGCTCCTTCCAGTGATTCGCTCGACGATGATCTGACGAGCGAAGCGCTGGAGGTGCGTCCCGCGCCGTCGTCCGACGGTGCGGCCGATACCGCGCCGCGCGTCGTCGAGGTTCCGCCGGCGTTGGCCGGCGAACGCCTCGACAAGGCGCTCGCCCAGCTTTTTCCTGAATTTTCGCGCAACCGGCTGCAAAGCTGGATCGATGCGCAGCGCGTGCGCGTCGACGGCGAACCCGCGCGGGTCCGCCAGCCGGTCCCGCTCGGCGCGACCATCGAGCTCGTGCCCGATCTGCTGCCCGAACAGCTCGCGTTCGCGCCGGAGCCGGTGCCGCTCACGATTGTCTACGAAGACGAGGCGCTGGTCGTCATCAACAAGCCGGCCGGCATGGTCGTGCACCCGGCGGCGGGCAACTGGAGCGGCACGCTGCTCAACGGGCTGCTGCATCGCTACGGCGACGCGGCGGCCGGGCTGCCGCGCGCGGGCATCGTGCACCGTCTCGACAAGGAGACCTCGGGGCTGATGGTGGTCGCGCGCACGCTGGCCGCGCAGACCGATCTCGTCCGCCAGTTGCAGGCCCGCACCGTGAAGCGCCGCTATTTCGCGCTCGTGTGGGGGCAGATGCCGGAGGACGGCACGATCGACGCGCCGATCGGCCGCGATCCGCGCGAGCGCACCCGCATGGCGGTGGTGACCGGTGCGTCGGGCAAACCGGCCCGCACGCATTTCCGCACCGTCGACCGGACGCTGTGGTCGCGCCAGCCGGTCTCGGCGATCCAGTGCGACCTGGAGACCGGGCGGACGCACCAGATCCGCGTGCATTGCGCGCATGTCGGTCATCCGCTGCTCGGCGATCCGGTCTACGGCCGCGCGCGCGGCAAGCGTTCGGTGACGCCGCTGCCGGACGGATTCGCGCGGCAGGCGCTGCATGCGTGGCGGCTCGGGCTCGTACATCCGGTGAGCGGCCGCACGATGCAGTGGCGCTGTCCGCTGCCGGACGACATCGCCGCGCTGGTCGAGGCGCTCGGCTTCGGTCACGACGAAGCGGAATTCGGCGACGACGACGCGGTCTATGAGGATGATTTCGACGCGGCGCGCCTGGACGGCGAGCCGTATCCCGACGACGAGGATGGCCGACCATGA